A single genomic interval of Demequina sp. NBRC 110054 harbors:
- a CDS encoding HNH endonuclease signature motif containing protein produces the protein MAIGTAEVERVSAQVHALAQHDCVGLPENELLDLTVAIARLERLVGALGSRVAGEIMRLSDPDQPGGGFAREQGFGNAGGLLSKVRGGSFRSAQNSMAAGEAFAESEEDGEPEDEGAGVTPGDSGPTGGSGSPEPDGAPDPEPEPEPKPKPKRHKYPYVAAAQLDGSLSTDAAGIIVRGLNSLTGKVDGVALRRLEERLVARAAGKSSHEVAKMVSRAVARADQAAHEEREKKNHGERYLWWKQESDGMTVIHGRLDAATAAPIIAVLEQMTTRDVRNQARPGEAAVGGVEGASGATGEGAGSASAGSAGARAASAQVDPRSKGQMRADALFALARHALGCAHTATSGVRTTMVIRMNLEDLRSGVGLGSIDGVDQPVSITQLRRLAGDAGVIPEVLGRDGAVLNLGRQQRLFSRSQRVALAERDGGCARCHAPIEHCEAHHIDWWEHGGRTDLSNGVMLCTRCHHDTHTQGWGIEVRGSRVYFVPPASQDPIRTPVLGGVAALELDAAAAA, from the coding sequence ATGGCAATCGGAACGGCAGAGGTCGAGCGGGTGAGTGCGCAGGTGCATGCACTCGCCCAGCATGACTGCGTCGGATTGCCCGAGAATGAGCTGCTGGATCTGACGGTGGCGATCGCCCGCCTGGAGCGGCTTGTCGGTGCTCTGGGCTCGCGTGTGGCGGGCGAGATCATGCGGTTGTCGGACCCGGATCAGCCCGGTGGTGGGTTCGCGCGCGAGCAGGGGTTCGGCAATGCGGGGGGCCTGCTGTCCAAGGTGCGCGGGGGCTCGTTCAGGAGCGCGCAGAACTCGATGGCCGCAGGGGAGGCGTTCGCTGAGTCTGAGGAGGACGGCGAGCCCGAGGATGAGGGTGCTGGCGTGACACCAGGAGATTCCGGCCCCACGGGCGGCTCGGGTTCGCCCGAGCCCGACGGTGCTCCCGACCCGGAGCCCGAGCCGGAACCCAAGCCCAAGCCGAAGCGGCACAAGTACCCGTACGTTGCTGCCGCTCAGCTCGACGGGAGCCTGTCGACGGATGCGGCGGGAATCATCGTGCGGGGCCTGAACTCGCTGACCGGCAAGGTCGATGGTGTCGCGTTGCGGCGACTCGAGGAGCGCCTGGTGGCTCGTGCGGCGGGCAAGAGCTCTCATGAGGTGGCGAAGATGGTCTCTCGCGCCGTGGCCCGCGCCGATCAGGCCGCGCACGAGGAGCGCGAGAAGAAGAACCATGGCGAGCGCTACCTGTGGTGGAAGCAGGAGAGCGACGGCATGACCGTGATCCACGGCAGGCTGGACGCGGCCACCGCCGCACCGATCATCGCGGTGCTCGAGCAGATGACCACCCGTGACGTCCGCAATCAGGCCCGGCCCGGTGAGGCAGCGGTCGGTGGCGTGGAGGGCGCGAGTGGTGCGACGGGCGAGGGTGCCGGGAGCGCCAGTGCGGGCAGTGCCGGAGCGCGCGCTGCGTCGGCGCAGGTCGACCCCCGCAGCAAGGGCCAGATGCGCGCCGACGCTCTGTTCGCGCTCGCGCGTCACGCCTTGGGCTGCGCCCACACTGCGACCTCTGGCGTGCGGACCACGATGGTGATCCGCATGAACCTCGAGGACCTGCGGTCCGGGGTGGGGCTGGGGAGCATCGACGGCGTCGATCAGCCGGTCTCGATCACTCAGCTGCGGCGCCTCGCGGGCGATGCCGGCGTCATCCCCGAGGTCCTCGGCCGCGACGGTGCCGTGCTGAACCTCGGACGTCAGCAGCGCCTGTTCTCACGCAGCCAACGCGTCGCACTGGCCGAACGCGACGGCGGGTGCGCCAGATGCCATGCCCCGATCGAGCACTGCGAGGCGCACCACATCGATTGGTGGGAGCACGGCGGCCGCACCGACCTGTCGAACGGCGTCATGCTCTGCACGAGATGCCATCACGACACCCACACGCAGGGATGGGGCATCGAGGTCCGTGGCTCGCGGGTGTACTTCGTCCCGCCTGCGTCGCAGGACCCCATCCGGACTCCCGTGCTCGGCGGCGTCGCCGCCCTGGAGCTCGACGCAGCCGCCGCTGCCTAG
- a CDS encoding phage holin family protein, giving the protein MKFLLEVAITAVAVWVVTLLPLDVTVIGGEGDEWWHRALVFAFVGLVLTVLNQFVKPILDVLGLPIKILTLGLFGLVISWFILWLTSWITEQVSFATLEIGDFWMSLLAAIVIAITTAILSAVVPGADKR; this is encoded by the coding sequence ATGAAGTTCCTCCTCGAAGTCGCCATCACCGCCGTCGCCGTCTGGGTCGTCACCCTGCTCCCCCTCGACGTGACCGTGATCGGTGGTGAGGGAGACGAGTGGTGGCACCGCGCGCTGGTGTTCGCCTTCGTCGGCCTGGTGCTGACCGTGCTCAACCAGTTCGTGAAGCCGATCCTGGACGTGCTCGGCCTGCCCATCAAGATCCTCACGCTCGGCCTGTTCGGCCTGGTGATCAGCTGGTTCATCCTGTGGCTCACCTCGTGGATCACGGAGCAGGTGTCGTTCGCGACGCTCGAGATCGGCGACTTCTGGATGAGCCTCCTGGCCGCGATCGTCATCGCGATCACGACGGCGATCCTCTCGGCCGTCGTCCCGGGGGCCGACAAGCGCTGA
- a CDS encoding NPCBM/NEW2 domain-containing protein, with translation MIKGTTSANLKGKRVVLQLKKGKKWVSTGYSAKVTSTKTYTLKFKPRGIGSQTYRVKYLGNANLKPSLAKKSITLWKWIGLAPREVSGDLYKDDVNMAGRYFSNAIVDYMSYYSDNGSYSDYNLSYKCVKIKARVGLDDGSDSGLKVRFKVALDGNTVYTSNSIGVGSSASFTKNTTGVFRVRLTMTSMDDSYRGYAAFAAPQILCKGYPAT, from the coding sequence GTGATCAAGGGCACCACCTCCGCGAACCTCAAGGGCAAGCGCGTCGTGCTCCAGCTCAAGAAGGGCAAGAAGTGGGTCTCGACCGGCTACAGCGCCAAGGTGACGTCGACGAAGACGTACACCTTGAAGTTCAAGCCTCGAGGCATCGGAAGCCAGACCTATCGCGTCAAGTACCTGGGCAACGCGAACCTCAAGCCTTCGCTCGCCAAGAAGAGCATCACGCTCTGGAAGTGGATCGGCCTCGCACCACGTGAGGTCAGCGGCGATCTGTACAAGGACGACGTGAACATGGCCGGCCGCTACTTCTCCAACGCCATCGTCGACTACATGAGCTACTACAGCGACAACGGCTCGTACTCCGACTACAACCTCTCCTACAAGTGCGTGAAGATCAAGGCTCGGGTCGGGCTCGACGACGGGTCGGACTCTGGGCTGAAGGTGAGGTTCAAGGTCGCTCTCGACGGCAACACCGTCTACACGTCCAACTCGATCGGCGTCGGGTCGAGCGCATCGTTCACCAAGAACACCACGGGCGTCTTCCGGGTGCGCCTCACGATGACCTCGATGGACGACTCCTACAGAGGCTACGCGGCCTTCGCGGCGCCACAGATCCTCTGCAAGGGATACCCGGCGACCTGA
- a CDS encoding CPBP family intramembrane glutamic endopeptidase, with the protein MTDSPAAAVAPTDAGPSPRRLKWEIAIVLGLSLGQSAAYAITQFIEYYVKEVDLSTTSSTLNTSTSSVAWIDLVQQLMVIGFRLMPVLLVFYLFSDRGRSAWRTLGLTGPWSAVRGDVGWTFGIAAIIGLPGIALYTVSRALGETITINTSGLPDEWWSATILLLSAASVGILEEVVAVGYLVTRLRDLRWGIPAAILASALLRGAYHLYQGWPMALGNVVMGVVFAYVYVRRGRLGPLIAAHLLMDAVAFIGPEVAPESWLVWLGLQ; encoded by the coding sequence ATGACCGACAGCCCGGCAGCCGCCGTCGCCCCCACCGACGCAGGCCCGTCCCCCCGCCGCCTCAAGTGGGAGATCGCGATCGTGCTCGGCCTGTCGCTGGGCCAGTCCGCGGCGTACGCGATCACGCAGTTCATCGAGTACTACGTCAAGGAGGTCGACCTCTCCACGACCTCCTCGACGCTCAACACCTCGACGTCCTCGGTCGCCTGGATCGACCTCGTCCAGCAGCTCATGGTGATCGGCTTCCGCCTGATGCCCGTGCTGCTGGTCTTCTACCTCTTCTCGGATCGCGGCCGGTCCGCGTGGCGCACCCTCGGCCTGACCGGCCCGTGGTCGGCGGTCCGCGGGGACGTGGGCTGGACGTTCGGCATCGCGGCGATCATCGGCCTCCCCGGCATCGCGCTCTACACCGTGAGCCGCGCGCTCGGCGAGACGATCACCATCAACACCTCTGGCCTCCCGGACGAGTGGTGGTCGGCCACGATCCTGCTGCTGTCGGCCGCGAGCGTCGGGATCCTCGAGGAGGTCGTCGCCGTCGGCTACCTCGTCACCCGGCTGCGCGACCTCCGATGGGGCATCCCGGCCGCGATCCTCGCCTCGGCCCTGCTGCGCGGCGCGTACCACCTCTATCAGGGCTGGCCCATGGCGCTCGGAAACGTCGTCATGGGCGTCGTCTTCGCCTACGTCTACGTCCGTCGCGGCCGCCTCGGCCCGCTCATCGCGGCGCATCTGCTCATGGACGCGGTCGCGTTCATCGGCCCCGAGGTCGCGCCCGAGTCGTGGCTCGTGTGGCTCGGTCTCCAGTAG
- the purB gene encoding adenylosuccinate lyase, translating into MNDWTRLADITPPIALGPLDGRYRGAVADLVDHLSEPALNRMRLHVEVEWFIHLCAKNAVPGVRPLTDDEIALLRSIPADFDAAGIAEHGEIERVTIHDVKAVEYYIKRRIEGTSLAPLSELVHFACTSEDINNLSYALMVKGAVEQVWLPAATALVGDVAALARSAKGTPMLSRTHGQTATPTTLGKEFAVLAHRLGRQLDRIGGQEYLGKINGATGTFGAHTAAVPGTDWIEVSRTFVEHLALTWNPLTTQIESHDWQAELYADVARFGRILHNLATDVWTYVSLGYFAQAAAKGSIGSSAMPHKINPIRFENAEANLEISAALLDTLGATLVTSRMQRDLTDSSSQRNIGPAFGHSMLAIDNVRRGLKTLTVNEAQLAADLDASWEVLAEPIQSAMRAASIAGVPGMENPYERLKELTRGQQIDAQSIRTFVDGLELPTETKERLAALTPGGYVGVAETLVDRFLR; encoded by the coding sequence GTGAACGACTGGACCCGCCTCGCCGACATCACTCCCCCCATCGCCCTCGGGCCGCTCGATGGCCGCTACCGCGGCGCGGTCGCGGACCTGGTGGACCACCTCTCGGAGCCCGCCCTCAACCGGATGCGCCTCCACGTCGAGGTCGAGTGGTTCATTCACCTGTGCGCGAAGAACGCCGTGCCGGGCGTGCGCCCCCTCACGGACGACGAGATCGCGCTGCTTCGCTCGATCCCCGCGGACTTCGACGCGGCGGGCATCGCGGAGCACGGCGAGATCGAGCGCGTCACGATCCACGACGTCAAGGCGGTCGAGTACTACATCAAGCGCCGCATCGAGGGCACGTCGCTCGCGCCGCTGAGCGAGCTCGTCCACTTCGCGTGCACGTCGGAGGACATCAACAACCTCTCGTACGCCCTCATGGTCAAGGGCGCGGTCGAGCAGGTGTGGCTGCCCGCGGCCACCGCGCTGGTCGGCGATGTCGCCGCGCTCGCGCGCTCCGCCAAGGGCACGCCGATGCTGTCGCGCACGCACGGCCAGACCGCGACGCCGACGACGCTCGGCAAGGAGTTCGCGGTGCTCGCCCACCGCCTGGGCCGCCAGCTCGACCGCATCGGCGGCCAGGAGTACCTGGGCAAGATCAACGGCGCGACCGGCACGTTCGGCGCCCACACGGCAGCGGTGCCTGGCACGGACTGGATCGAGGTCTCGCGCACCTTCGTCGAGCACCTGGCACTGACCTGGAACCCGCTCACGACGCAGATCGAGAGCCACGACTGGCAGGCCGAGCTGTACGCCGATGTCGCGCGCTTCGGGCGGATCCTGCACAACCTCGCGACCGACGTGTGGACGTACGTGTCGCTCGGCTATTTCGCGCAGGCCGCCGCCAAGGGCTCGATCGGCTCGTCGGCGATGCCGCACAAGATCAACCCGATCCGCTTCGAGAACGCCGAGGCGAACCTCGAGATCTCGGCGGCACTGCTCGACACCCTGGGCGCCACCCTCGTCACGAGCCGCATGCAGCGCGACCTCACGGACTCGTCGTCGCAGCGCAACATCGGTCCGGCCTTCGGCCACTCGATGCTCGCGATCGACAACGTGCGCCGCGGCCTCAAGACCCTCACCGTCAACGAGGCGCAGCTGGCCGCCGACCTCGATGCCTCGTGGGAGGTGCTGGCGGAGCCGATCCAGTCGGCGATGCGCGCCGCCTCGATCGCGGGCGTGCCTGGCATGGAGAACCCGTACGAGCGCCTCAAGGAGCTGACGCGCGGTCAGCAGATCGACGCGCAGTCGATCCGCACCTTCGTGGACGGCCTGGAGCTTCCCACGGAGACCAAGGAGCGTCTCGCGGCGCTCACCCCGGGCGGCTACGTCGGCGTGGCCGAGACGCTCGTGGATCGTTTCCTGCGCTGA
- a CDS encoding lysylphosphatidylglycerol synthase transmembrane domain-containing protein encodes MAADALVDQPEKPAARAQVRIVDTPEERVHRFTDLLSLIATLLGIVLVLLIGAYATGTTQGITSDVSGFARVLQRLLVAPVNIFSGIVTLVIPTIVIIDMAVRREPRRILEMMGASLLAFLATVIAAVTTIYFGAEELVNSLSIPNDEGELVVSLPAYIAAVAAMLTAAGMRSSRRILSWSWNLVWAAIAVAVISSIVTLPAALVTVLIGRATGLLLRWSIGSTADRAYGEALVEGVRRAGFEPKALVRADVRDEFAAVDLDEVSAAMGRTRQGRVYSLTTKENHHLLVVALDGDRHAAGFLAKFWNTLRLRGIDTRADVSLRHSAEATALVSHAARNAGVRTARVLGMSHVRDTMLLVYQRPTGVRPLSEVPAEEITDTLLDAIWQQIGHAHDAGISHRAMSADTVLVSTDDASDPVVWLTSWELGEVATSTLARRIDLAQTLGLIAPLVGPERAVDSAFRAMSDADMEQVAPLLQMIVLPRSTRHALRAAHTHALQGVRSEIIERLPGVEIEPENIQRFGWRTVLTLFLGVVAAAIVLASFNTQSVVAALAEANLWWLLASFGWALLTFVGAGLALIAFSPVKLPWGRAILVQVAAAYLAIAVPAGVGPAALNMRMLTKRKVPSPLAVATVALVQVSGVVVTVVGLVALSLVTGSEGTLAQLPSTSVLIGVAVVAGVIALALTVPKVRSLAAARVMPMLRQTWPRLSQVLGQPWRLALGLGGNLLLTVGYVGAFWSALEAFGWNLAVVDVAVLFFLGNAVGALVPTPGGLGAVEIALTGGLTGAGVPLAVASSVVVIYRLITYWLRIPLGYLAMNYLQKKGEV; translated from the coding sequence ATGGCCGCCGACGCACTTGTGGACCAGCCGGAGAAGCCGGCCGCTCGTGCGCAGGTACGCATCGTCGACACCCCCGAGGAGCGCGTCCACCGCTTCACCGACCTGCTGTCGCTCATCGCGACGCTGCTCGGGATCGTCCTAGTCCTGCTGATCGGCGCGTACGCCACCGGCACCACGCAGGGCATCACGTCGGACGTCAGCGGATTCGCCCGCGTGCTCCAGCGCCTGCTCGTCGCCCCGGTGAACATCTTCTCCGGCATCGTCACGCTCGTGATCCCGACCATCGTGATCATCGACATGGCGGTCCGCCGTGAGCCCCGCCGCATCCTCGAGATGATGGGCGCCTCGCTGCTCGCGTTCCTCGCGACCGTCATCGCCGCGGTCACGACCATCTACTTCGGCGCCGAGGAGCTCGTCAACTCGCTGTCGATCCCGAACGACGAGGGCGAGCTCGTCGTCTCGCTCCCCGCCTACATCGCAGCGGTCGCGGCGATGCTGACCGCCGCCGGCATGCGCTCGAGCCGCCGCATCCTGTCGTGGTCGTGGAACCTCGTGTGGGCCGCGATCGCCGTGGCCGTTATCTCCTCGATCGTGACGCTGCCCGCCGCGCTGGTCACGGTCCTCATCGGCCGGGCCACGGGACTCCTGCTGCGCTGGTCGATCGGCTCGACGGCCGACCGCGCGTACGGCGAGGCGCTCGTCGAGGGGGTCAGACGTGCGGGCTTCGAGCCCAAGGCGCTCGTGCGGGCGGATGTCCGCGACGAGTTCGCGGCCGTGGACCTCGACGAGGTGTCCGCCGCGATGGGCCGCACCCGCCAGGGCCGCGTCTACTCGCTGACCACCAAGGAGAACCACCACCTCCTCGTCGTCGCGCTCGACGGCGACCGTCACGCGGCGGGCTTCCTGGCGAAGTTCTGGAACACCCTGCGGCTGCGCGGGATCGACACTCGCGCGGACGTGTCCCTCAGGCACAGCGCAGAGGCGACTGCCCTGGTCTCTCATGCCGCGCGCAATGCGGGCGTCCGGACGGCACGCGTGCTGGGCATGAGCCATGTGCGCGACACGATGCTCCTGGTCTACCAGCGCCCGACGGGCGTGCGACCGCTGTCCGAGGTGCCCGCGGAGGAGATCACCGACACTCTGCTCGACGCGATCTGGCAGCAGATCGGCCACGCGCACGACGCAGGCATCTCACACCGCGCGATGTCGGCGGACACGGTGCTGGTCAGCACGGACGATGCGTCGGATCCCGTCGTCTGGCTCACCAGCTGGGAGCTCGGCGAGGTCGCGACCTCGACGCTCGCGAGGCGCATCGACCTGGCGCAGACCCTCGGGCTCATCGCGCCCCTGGTCGGCCCCGAGCGCGCCGTCGACTCGGCCTTCAGGGCGATGAGCGACGCCGACATGGAGCAGGTCGCGCCGCTGCTGCAGATGATCGTCCTGCCCCGTTCGACGAGGCATGCGCTGCGCGCCGCGCACACCCACGCGCTGCAGGGTGTCCGCTCCGAGATCATCGAGCGCCTGCCCGGCGTGGAGATCGAGCCCGAGAACATCCAGCGCTTCGGCTGGCGCACCGTGCTCACGCTGTTCCTCGGCGTCGTCGCCGCGGCGATCGTGCTCGCCTCCTTCAACACGCAGTCCGTGGTCGCCGCCCTCGCCGAGGCGAACCTGTGGTGGCTGCTCGCCTCGTTCGGGTGGGCACTCCTCACGTTCGTGGGCGCCGGACTCGCGCTCATCGCGTTCAGCCCGGTCAAGCTGCCGTGGGGCAGGGCGATCCTCGTGCAGGTCGCGGCTGCGTACCTCGCGATCGCGGTGCCCGCCGGTGTCGGACCCGCTGCCCTGAACATGCGCATGCTCACCAAGCGCAAGGTGCCGTCGCCGCTCGCCGTCGCGACCGTGGCGCTCGTCCAGGTCTCCGGCGTGGTCGTGACGGTCGTCGGACTCGTGGCGCTGTCCCTCGTGACCGGCTCTGAGGGCACCCTCGCCCAGCTGCCGAGCACCTCGGTGCTCATCGGCGTGGCCGTCGTCGCTGGCGTCATCGCCCTCGCGCTTACCGTCCCGAAAGTGCGGTCCCTGGCCGCGGCCCGTGTGATGCCGATGCTGCGGCAGACGTGGCCCCGGCTGAGCCAGGTGCTCGGACAGCCCTGGAGGCTGGCCCTTGGCCTCGGCGGCAACCTGCTGCTCACCGTCGGCTACGTCGGCGCCTTCTGGTCCGCGCTCGAGGCGTTCGGGTGGAACCTCGCCGTGGTCGACGTCGCCGTGCTGTTCTTCCTCGGGAACGCGGTCGGCGCGCTGGTCCCCACGCCCGGCGGACTCGGCGCCGTCGAGATCGCGCTCACCGGTGGTCTCACCGGTGCGGGCGTGCCGCTCGCGGTCGCGTCGTCCGTCGTCGTGATCTACAGGCTCATCACCTACTGGCTGCGCATCCCGCTGGGCTACCTCGCGATGAACTATCTGCAGAAGAAGGGCGAGGTGTAG
- a CDS encoding RNA polymerase sigma factor, protein MARWEPMLDEVMRERAPRLLAYARLLTRDDAEAEDVLQDALVRAFSRGRSFPDVDRAEGYVRQAIPSVFIDRYRSQRSLAAAYERLAGRAPASGEERDHAVVLDVRAALAELPPRERACIVLRFYDDLTVPQIAHRLHLAEGSVKRYLSDASSRLAGLLGEEVEWKGESSTVAVVARARKGGR, encoded by the coding sequence ATGGCGCGCTGGGAGCCGATGCTCGACGAGGTGATGCGCGAGCGCGCGCCTCGCCTGCTCGCCTACGCGCGCCTGCTCACCAGGGACGATGCGGAGGCCGAGGACGTCCTTCAGGACGCCTTGGTGAGGGCGTTCTCGCGGGGCCGGTCGTTCCCGGACGTCGATCGCGCCGAGGGCTACGTCCGTCAGGCCATCCCGAGCGTGTTCATCGACCGCTACCGGTCCCAACGTTCTCTTGCCGCGGCATATGAAAGGCTCGCGGGTCGCGCTCCTGCCTCTGGTGAAGAGCGGGACCACGCCGTCGTCCTGGACGTGCGCGCCGCCCTGGCCGAGCTGCCCCCGCGCGAGCGCGCCTGCATCGTGCTGAGGTTCTACGACGACCTCACCGTCCCGCAGATCGCGCATCGTCTCCACCTCGCCGAGGGGAGCGTCAAGCGCTACCTGTCCGATGCATCGTCCCGGCTCGCGGGGCTGCTCGGCGAGGAGGTCGAGTGGAAGGGCGAGTCCTCCACCGTGGCCGTCGTGGCGCGGGCCAGGAAGGGAGGTCGGTGA
- a CDS encoding MOSC domain-containing protein — protein sequence MRVVSIRRYPVKSMAGEDLHSVPLDARGLVGDRAWAVRDADSRLASGKNTKRMVRRDAVFSFAARTWEGAVLVSDGTSEWTAGALDLDAALCDAMDDDVAMAPETDVPHFDDGAVSLIGTATLDWCARELDVDADPRRLRVNLVVETDEPFVEETWFGQRIVVGSAVLAPVERIERCRTIDLAQDGVLERTRWLKGLGAERDLRAAVYCDVATPGTLTVGDAVSVG from the coding sequence ATGCGAGTCGTGTCGATCCGCCGGTACCCCGTGAAGTCGATGGCCGGGGAGGACCTCCACTCCGTGCCGCTGGACGCGCGCGGGCTCGTCGGGGACCGCGCGTGGGCCGTGCGCGACGCGGACTCGCGCCTCGCCTCGGGCAAGAACACCAAGCGGATGGTGCGTCGCGACGCGGTCTTCAGCTTCGCTGCCCGCACCTGGGAGGGCGCGGTGCTCGTGAGCGACGGGACCTCGGAGTGGACCGCCGGTGCGCTCGACCTCGACGCCGCGCTCTGCGACGCGATGGACGACGACGTCGCGATGGCGCCCGAGACCGACGTGCCCCACTTCGACGACGGTGCGGTGTCGCTCATCGGCACCGCGACCCTCGACTGGTGTGCGCGCGAGCTCGACGTCGACGCGGACCCTCGTCGGCTGCGCGTGAACCTCGTGGTCGAGACGGACGAGCCGTTCGTCGAGGAGACCTGGTTCGGGCAGCGCATCGTGGTCGGCTCCGCCGTGCTCGCGCCGGTCGAGCGGATCGAGCGGTGCCGGACGATCGACCTCGCCCAGGACGGCGTGCTCGAGCGGACGCGATGGCTCAAGGGCCTCGGCGCCGAGCGCGACCTCAGGGCCGCCGTGTACTGCGACGTGGCGACGCCCGGGACGCTCACCGTGGGGGACGCGGTCTCGGTCGGCTGA
- the hisC gene encoding histidinol-phosphate transaminase — protein MTTPAPRPVIASLPRYVPGARGAEDGPEPIKLSSNEMPYGPLPSIVSIVEQASEQMHRYPDMMATDITEAIAKHVGVRPAQVVTGGGSVAVLSHILQAYTGLGDEVMFAWRSFEAYPILTQLVGATPVTVPLDAESRHDLPAMAAAVNERTKVVLLCSPNNPTGPTIHTEEFEKFMAAVPQTVLVVLDEAYGEFVRDNDTVNGTEVLERHPNLVLLRTFSKAYGLAGLRLGYAVASDELAANIRTCVTPFSVSGVAQAAGIASLEAKGELLERVAAIVAERHRVADALREQGWTVPDAQGNFVWLGVREGTDALAASMAQAARPLLVRPFAGHGVRITIGSAEENDALIEALAEYPEKA, from the coding sequence ATGACCACTCCCGCACCCCGTCCCGTGATCGCCTCCCTGCCCCGCTATGTCCCCGGTGCGCGAGGAGCGGAGGACGGCCCGGAGCCCATCAAGCTGTCGTCCAACGAGATGCCGTACGGCCCCCTGCCGAGCATCGTGTCGATCGTCGAGCAGGCCAGCGAGCAGATGCACCGCTACCCCGACATGATGGCGACCGACATCACCGAGGCGATCGCCAAGCACGTCGGCGTGCGGCCCGCCCAGGTGGTCACCGGCGGCGGCTCCGTCGCCGTGCTGAGCCACATCCTCCAGGCGTACACGGGCCTCGGCGACGAGGTGATGTTCGCCTGGCGCAGCTTCGAGGCGTACCCCATCCTCACGCAGCTCGTCGGTGCGACCCCCGTGACCGTGCCGCTCGACGCCGAGTCCCGCCACGACCTCCCGGCGATGGCCGCGGCCGTGAACGAGCGCACCAAGGTCGTCCTGCTGTGCTCGCCCAACAACCCCACGGGCCCCACGATCCACACCGAGGAGTTCGAGAAGTTCATGGCGGCGGTCCCGCAGACCGTCCTCGTGGTGCTCGACGAGGCCTACGGCGAGTTCGTGCGCGACAACGACACCGTCAACGGCACCGAGGTGCTCGAGCGTCACCCCAACCTGGTGCTGCTGCGCACCTTCTCGAAGGCCTATGGCCTCGCCGGCCTGCGCCTCGGCTACGCCGTCGCCTCGGACGAGCTCGCCGCGAACATCCGTACGTGCGTGACCCCGTTCTCCGTGAGCGGCGTCGCCCAGGCCGCCGGCATCGCCTCGCTCGAGGCCAAGGGGGAGCTGCTCGAGCGCGTCGCCGCGATCGTCGCCGAGCGTCACCGCGTGGCCGACGCCCTCCGCGAGCAGGGCTGGACCGTCCCCGACGCGCAGGGCAACTTCGTGTGGCTCGGCGTCCGCGAGGGCACCGACGCGCTCGCTGCGTCGATGGCGCAGGCCGCCCGCCCGCTGCTCGTCCGCCCGTTCGCGGGCCACGGCGTGCGCATCACGATCGGCTCCGCCGAGGAGAACGACGCCCTGATCGAGGCGCTCGCCGAGTATCCCGAGAAGGCCTGA